The region AATCGCTAAAAAAAAAATGAATGCCATTTTTGTTAAAAGTAGGCATTTTAGATAAATTCTATCAGATGTTTTAGAAATCCTTTTCACACCAATTTATACGTACAATTTCGTGTACATAAATTGAATTATTTTTTGATTCATTGAAATTAAAAAAGAATTAGCGTAGCCTTCATTGCGATCATTTTTTTTAAAAAGTAAGCGAAAAAGGAAACGATTTATTACGGCATTAGATGTCTATAACGGTATCAGTCCCAATTTTATAGCATTGGGGCTTGTCATGTAAATACAAATTTTGTAAAAAAGAAATCAATTATAAAAACTTAGTTAACAATTAACTTTACCAATATTTTTAATGGATGGGGTACAACTTAATGGCAATCTATAATTCCTAAAAATAGTGCGGAGTATATTGAGATATTTATGGTATTTTCGACAAATGAAACAGGTGAAAATTGTGCCCCTCTTTTTTCTGGTAATATTCTTTTTATCTTGTAAAGAAGAAGTTCTGAAAAATGATGGGCTTCCGAATCAAAAAACTCAAGAAGAAAAATTTGTTCCTGTCGATTTTTCTCAATTTAAAAATCTTAACAATAAAGAACAGCTTCAACTATCAAAAAAAATACTTAACAAAAGAGCGATTAATAGTTCAGACAAATACAGGCTTTTTAATCTCAATAGATTTTTATATAGCAAGCTTAACGAACCCGATAGTGCTATTGGTGCTTGTAAAAAGATGTTAAATTTAGAGATTACCAAAGAGAGTGATGCCTATTTAGGTCATGTTAATTTTAGATTAGGCTTATATTTTAATCAAATAAATTTAAGAGATAGTGCTTTTTATTATTACAATATCGCAAAAAAACATTTTTTTAAGACAAAAGACAGTCTGCAATTGGGAGCCTCTTTTCTAAACATTGCATACATAGAATCTAATTTTGGAGATTATACAAAAAGTGATTCTTCGGCAGTAGCTTCTATAAAATTTATCAACGGAAAAAAAGCAACCACCACGGCATCTGCTTATAATATTTTAGCTATAAATTCAAAACAGAGATCAATCTATCAGGATGCCGTAAACTATTATAAAAAAGGGATTGCAATAACAACAAGGAAAAGCTCTAAGATTATTTATAAAAATAATTTGGCAAACGTTTATAAAGAATTTAAAGACTATTCTAAAGCTATTTTAATTCTTGAAAACTTGCTAAAGGATTCTATCGTTAATTTAAAAACAAAGGCAAGAGTTATAGATAATTTGGCATATATAAAATGGTTAAATAATGCTAATGAGCCGGTTGAAAAAGATTTATTATTTGCCAAATCCATTCGAATTCAAGAAAAAGACACATACGGACTTGCGGCAAGTTACACTCATTTATCAGATTTTTTTAAAGAAAAGGATACTGAAAAGGCTTTATTGTATGCAATGAAGATGTACGATGCTACAAAAGAATTAGTGAACCCAAAAGGGCAAATTGAAGCGATAGAAAAAATTACAGCTCTCGTAACACCCTTAAAAGCAATTAAATATTATGAAGAGAGTATTCGTTTAAGTGATAGTTTACAGAAAGTAGAAACCAATAGACAATATAAGTTTGCTAAAATTAAATATGATTACGAAGAAGAAGAGAAAAAAAAGCTAAAATTTAAAACACTTGCAACAGAAAACAAACTAATTGCAGAGCAAGAAAATAATCAAAAGAAAAATATTTTAATCATTACTGTTATTTTGGCTTCTAGCTTACTGTTTTTATTGTATCGAAGAAAACAGCAACACAAAAAACAAGTTTTACAGGAAAAATATAATACGGAAACCAGGATTGCTAAAAAATTACATGACGAATTAGGGAATGATATCTTTAAAATTCTTACTAAAGTTCAGGCTTCAACGTATAAACCAACGGATATTATAAACGATTTAGATAAAATATATCTCCAAACTCGAGCTATTTCTCATGAAAATGATACTATTGAAACAGGTGGAGATTTTGAAAATCATTTTAGAGAACTCGTAGCTAGTTATAATTCAGATACTTGTAAAATTATTCTAAAAGATTTGGCTTCTATAGAGTTAAATAAATTAGATAAAGAAAAGCAAATTGTAATTTATAGGGTGTTTAATGAGTTTTTTGTGAATATGAAAAAGCATAGCGAGGCTACTTTAGTTGTTGTTGCTTGCAAAAGAATAAAAAATGAGTATCAAATAATTTATTCGGATAATGGAGTTGGATTTAAAGAAAATAAAATTATTTATAAAAATGGACTCAAGAATACGAAAATCCGTATAAAGAATATGAATGGAACTCTTAATTTTGAAAATAATCCTATAAGAGGGATAAAAATTATTTTTAATTTTAAAAATTAAGAAGGTTTTAAAAAGGGCTAGTTAGAAGATTTTGATTTTTTTAACAGTGCTATAAGTCTCAATTTAAAGAGATTTCTTTAAACGAAGAACCTTATCATTTAATATTTTCTGATTTATCATTTAAAAATGATGGAAGCCTGAGAAGATTAAAATTCAGAAAAGATTTAATCCAAAAAATTCAGGTGATTTTCCTGATTTAAAAATAATTATTTTTTCAATCGAAGATAAATCGTATCGAATGCAGCACCTATATAGCAATCTGAAAATTCAGAGATATGTTTAGAAAAACAGCAACGGATTGCAAAAATTCAAAAAAGCAATTCATTCAATTTTTACTTCGGATGAGTTTTCTACTTCACCAGATTTAAACATGACCATTCATCTCAGAAAGTCTTTATAAATTGCAGATTGTAAGTTTTTTAAAATTTATTCAAAGATTTTCTTCAAAAAAAATAGTAAAAAATTAAAGCAAAACGGGGATTAAATTTTCAAGTATAAGTGTTGTAGAAAAAAGAGTAAGATTTTTTGAGAGTACATTTTTAGGTCAAAAATTCTACACATTTTGTGTCTATTGCTAAAAATTTAGGAGTTATTTAAGGGATTTTTTAATTTTTTTTGCCAGATTACGGAAATCCGTAAAGTTTTTCCATTTTTTGGGTTTAGTTTTGGCAAAAAAGAAATAATAGGAGGATAAAAAAACGAATATACAATATAATTTTAGAAATGTACTCAAAAAGTGGAAGCCCTCATAAAGTTAACGAAAGGAGTTCTTAATTTCGAAAATATACTAGGTAGAAGGTTAAAAGTTATTTTCATTTTTAAAAAGAAAAGATGTTTGAAAAAGTTTTAGTTGTAGAAGATTTTGATTTAATGAATAGTGGAATAGAAGCTGCTTTATATGAACTTTCCATAAGAGTAGTAGATTCTATTGCTTATTGTGATGAAGCTTTTTTAAAAATTAAAGAAGCGTCTTTAAAAGGAGAACCTTATCATTTAATAATTTCTGATTTATCATTTCAAAATGGTGGACCTCCGCAAAAATTAAAATGCGGAGAAGATTTCATTAAAAAAATACGCTATGATTTTCCTGATTTAAAAATAATTATTTTCTCAATAGAAGACGCATTGCATCGAATTCAGTATTTATATAACAATCTAAAAATTCAGGGATATGTTTGGAAAAATAGAAACGGATTGCAAGAACTCAAAAAAGCAGTGCATTCAATTTTTACTTCGGATGAGTTTTATGTTTCACCAGATTTAAACATGACCATTCATCCTAGAAAAGCTTTAGAAATTACAGATTTTGATGTTTTTTTAATTTTAAATTTATCCAAAGGTTTTCCTCAAGAAGAAATTAGTAAAAAATTAAAGCAAAACGGAATTAAACCTTCAAGTATAAGTGTTGTAGAAAAGAGGTTAAAATTTTTAAAAGGACATTTTAATGCCAAAAATCCTACACATTTAGTATCTATTGCCAAAGATTTAGGAGTTATTTAAAGAATTTTTGATTTTTTTTTTCAAATTACGGAAACCCGTAAAATTTTTCCATTTTTTGGGTTTAGTTTTGACATGAAAGAAATAAAAAAGGAAAGTAGCTAAAATACAATATCCTTTTAGAAAGAGACTCAAAAATACGAAAACCCTTTTAAAATCAACAAAAGGAGGTCTTAATTTCGAAAATAAACTTAGCTAAAGATTAAAAGTTATTTCATTTTTAAAAAGCAAAGATGTTTGAAAAAGTTTTAGTTGTAGAAGATTTTGATTTTATTAATAGCGGTATACAAGCGGCTTTAGATGAGATTTCCATGAAAGAAGTAGACTCTATTACGTATTGTGATGAAGCGTTCTATAAAATTAAAAAGGCTTCTTTAAACGGAGAGCCTTATCATTTAATGATTACTGATTTATCATTTCAAAATGATGGAACGCCACAAAAATTAAAATCTGGAGAAGAATTAATAGAAAAAGTACGCGAAGAATTTCCTGATTTAAAAATAATTGTTTTTTCAATCGAAGATAAATCGCATCGAATTCAGCATTTGCATAGCAATCTAAAAATTCAGGGATATGTTTGGAAAAATAGAAACGGACTGCAAGAACTCAAAAAAGCAATTCATTCAATTTTTACTTCGGATGAGTTTTATATTTCACCAGATTTAAACACTGCCATTCACCCTAGAAAAACTGTAGAAATTACAGAGTTTGATATTTTTATAATTGTAGGTTTATCTAAAGGTTTACTTCAAGAAGAAATTAGTAAAAAATTAAAGAAA is a window of Polaribacter litorisediminis DNA encoding:
- a CDS encoding sensor histidine kinase codes for the protein MKQVKIVPLFFLVIFFLSCKEEVLKNDGLPNQKTQEEKFVPVDFSQFKNLNNKEQLQLSKKILNKRAINSSDKYRLFNLNRFLYSKLNEPDSAIGACKKMLNLEITKESDAYLGHVNFRLGLYFNQINLRDSAFYYYNIAKKHFFKTKDSLQLGASFLNIAYIESNFGDYTKSDSSAVASIKFINGKKATTTASAYNILAINSKQRSIYQDAVNYYKKGIAITTRKSSKIIYKNNLANVYKEFKDYSKAILILENLLKDSIVNLKTKARVIDNLAYIKWLNNANEPVEKDLLFAKSIRIQEKDTYGLAASYTHLSDFFKEKDTEKALLYAMKMYDATKELVNPKGQIEAIEKITALVTPLKAIKYYEESIRLSDSLQKVETNRQYKFAKIKYDYEEEEKKKLKFKTLATENKLIAEQENNQKKNILIITVILASSLLFLLYRRKQQHKKQVLQEKYNTETRIAKKLHDELGNDIFKILTKVQASTYKPTDIINDLDKIYLQTRAISHENDTIETGGDFENHFRELVASYNSDTCKIILKDLASIELNKLDKEKQIVIYRVFNEFFVNMKKHSEATLVVVACKRIKNEYQIIYSDNGVGFKENKIIYKNGLKNTKIRIKNMNGTLNFENNPIRGIKIIFNFKN
- a CDS encoding response regulator, translating into MFEKVLVVEDFDLMNSGIEAALYELSIRVVDSIAYCDEAFLKIKEASLKGEPYHLIISDLSFQNGGPPQKLKCGEDFIKKIRYDFPDLKIIIFSIEDALHRIQYLYNNLKIQGYVWKNRNGLQELKKAVHSIFTSDEFYVSPDLNMTIHPRKALEITDFDVFLILNLSKGFPQEEISKKLKQNGIKPSSISVVEKRLKFLKGHFNAKNPTHLVSIAKDLGVI
- a CDS encoding response regulator, whose protein sequence is MFEKVLVVEDFDFINSGIQAALDEISMKEVDSITYCDEAFYKIKKASLNGEPYHLMITDLSFQNDGTPQKLKSGEELIEKVREEFPDLKIIVFSIEDKSHRIQHLHSNLKIQGYVWKNRNGLQELKKAIHSIFTSDEFYISPDLNTAIHPRKTVEITEFDIFIIVGLSKGLLQEEISKKLKKNGIKPSSRSVVEKRLRFLKEHFNAKNPAHLVAIAKDFGLI